The proteins below come from a single Myxosarcina sp. GI1 genomic window:
- a CDS encoding glycosyltransferase family 4 protein, with the protein MRILFLHPNFPAQFRHLAAALAKEGKHQIVFGTNRREGQMQGVVKAIYEKSRNVRPETHHYVRPLESAVLEAQGVYRIAQKLKDEGFIPDIVYGHSGWGPTLFMKDIFPQTKLLCYFEWFYRAHGSDASFDPSDPINADDEARIRIKNAPILIDLYSCDRGLSPTNWQRLQFPVEYHSKIKVHHDGIDIQYFQPQPGAKLVLPRINLDLSAVDEVITYVARGMEPYRGFPQLIETIAILQAKRPQCHFVIVGQDRVAYGKSLPDDKTYKEAMLEKFPLDLSRVHFTGLLPYGEYLQVLQASSVHVYLTRPFVLSWSMLEALSAGCLIVASDTAPVTEVIEDGVNGLLVDFFSPSQISDRVIEALDNLTKMAKIRAAARQTIVDRYDINKLLPQHLEWMKK; encoded by the coding sequence ATGCGTATCTTATTTCTCCATCCCAACTTTCCCGCACAGTTTCGTCATTTAGCTGCCGCTCTAGCCAAAGAAGGCAAACATCAAATCGTGTTTGGCACCAATCGCCGCGAAGGACAAATGCAAGGAGTCGTTAAGGCAATTTACGAAAAGTCTCGTAATGTCCGACCAGAAACCCATCATTACGTAAGACCTTTAGAAAGTGCGGTTTTAGAAGCGCAAGGTGTATATCGCATCGCTCAAAAACTCAAAGACGAAGGATTTATTCCCGATATTGTTTACGGTCATTCGGGATGGGGACCGACATTATTTATGAAAGATATTTTTCCCCAAACCAAACTACTTTGCTATTTTGAATGGTTTTATCGCGCACATGGTTCCGATGCCAGTTTTGACCCTAGCGATCCGATAAATGCCGATGATGAAGCACGAATTAGAATTAAAAATGCTCCCATATTAATAGATTTATATAGTTGCGATCGCGGATTGTCCCCTACTAATTGGCAGCGTTTGCAGTTTCCCGTTGAATATCACAGCAAGATAAAAGTACATCATGACGGTATCGATATTCAATATTTTCAACCACAGCCTGGAGCAAAATTAGTTTTACCGCGAATTAATTTAGACCTATCGGCAGTAGATGAAGTTATTACCTATGTAGCCAGAGGCATGGAACCCTATCGCGGTTTTCCCCAACTAATTGAGACTATTGCGATTTTGCAAGCAAAAAGACCCCAATGTCATTTTGTTATTGTCGGGCAAGATCGAGTCGCCTACGGTAAGTCTTTGCCCGATGATAAAACCTATAAAGAGGCGATGCTAGAAAAATTTCCTTTAGATCTTAGTCGGGTACATTTTACAGGATTACTACCGTATGGAGAATACTTACAGGTATTACAAGCTTCTTCAGTTCACGTATATTTAACCCGTCCTTTTGTCCTGTCTTGGTCGATGTTGGAAGCTTTATCTGCTGGATGTTTAATCGTGGCTTCCGATACCGCACCAGTAACAGAAGTTATTGAAGATGGAGTTAATGGTTTACTCGTCGATTTCTTTTCTCCATCACAAATTAGCGATCGCGTTATCGAAGCTTTGGATAATCTTACTAAAATGGCAAAAATCCGCGCTGCTGCCCGACAAACCATCGTCGATCGCTATGATATTAATAAGCTACTTCCCCAACACTTGGAATGGATGAAAAAATAA
- a CDS encoding thiol-disulfide oxidoreductase DCC family protein gives MTASKTKSELKDISNPQWKIKLLYDGQCPLCMREVNFLRQRDAGRGIIKFVDIADLDYDPEANEGVDFATAMGRIHAVLPDGMVIRDLEVFRRVYEELGIGWVYAATKLPIIGKIADWIYGIWANWRLKLTGRPDLSTIIAEREQQQCQSERCRLD, from the coding sequence ATGACAGCTTCTAAAACTAAATCGGAACTAAAAGATATTTCTAATCCACAATGGAAAATTAAACTTTTATATGACGGTCAATGTCCGTTGTGTATGCGTGAGGTTAATTTTTTACGCCAACGCGATGCAGGGAGAGGGATTATTAAATTTGTCGATATTGCCGATCTCGACTACGATCCAGAAGCTAACGAAGGTGTCGATTTTGCTACGGCAATGGGAAGAATACATGCTGTTTTACCAGACGGTATGGTTATTAGAGATCTAGAAGTGTTTCGGCGCGTTTATGAAGAATTGGGGATTGGTTGGGTGTACGCTGCGACCAAACTGCCTATAATTGGTAAGATTGCTGATTGGATTTACGGTATATGGGCTAATTGGCGGCTAAAATTGACAGGCAGACCAGATTTATCAACTATCATTGCCGAACGCGAACAACAGCAGTGTCAGTCTGAAAGATGTCGCTTGGACTAA
- the nadC gene encoding carboxylating nicotinate-nucleotide diphosphorylase — protein MKNSTAVLPSFLLLDRTLEDWLREDIGRGDRTTQSLLNSNENRQAYWIAKEAGIIAGLPIAARVFQILDKDIKFKPLVAEGQYCDRQQKLAIIEGSLAGLLMGERVAINLAMSLSGIATLTNKFVTEIEDLPTQLADTRKTTPGLRILEKYATQVGGAINQRMGLDDGVMIKDNHIVAAGGIAQAIAQIRPRVPYSLKIEVETETLAQVEEALEHGADLIMLDNMTVEMMQQSVRLIKQKSDRVKSEASGNITLDNIRDVAETGVDYISSSAPITRSSWLDLSMKMVAS, from the coding sequence ATGAAAAACTCTACTGCGGTACTGCCATCATTTTTATTGCTCGATCGCACTCTTGAAGATTGGCTGCGAGAAGATATTGGACGGGGCGATCGCACTACCCAAAGTTTGCTAAATTCCAATGAAAATCGGCAAGCTTACTGGATTGCTAAAGAAGCGGGTATCATTGCTGGATTACCCATAGCAGCAAGAGTTTTTCAGATACTCGATAAAGATATTAAGTTTAAACCTTTAGTCGCAGAAGGACAGTATTGCGATCGCCAGCAGAAGTTGGCTATTATTGAAGGCTCTTTAGCTGGATTGTTAATGGGGGAAAGAGTAGCAATAAATTTAGCAATGTCTTTAAGCGGTATTGCTACTTTAACCAATAAATTCGTTACCGAAATTGAAGATTTACCAACACAGCTAGCCGATACTCGTAAGACTACCCCAGGATTGAGAATATTAGAAAAATATGCTACTCAGGTAGGCGGTGCAATCAACCAGAGAATGGGTTTGGATGACGGCGTAATGATTAAGGATAATCATATCGTTGCCGCAGGAGGAATAGCCCAAGCGATCGCCCAAATTCGTCCTCGCGTCCCTTATTCTTTAAAAATTGAAGTAGAAACCGAAACTCTAGCGCAGGTAGAAGAAGCCTTAGAACACGGTGCGGATTTGATTATGCTGGACAATATGACTGTAGAGATGATGCAACAGTCAGTAAGATTAATTAAACAGAAAAGCGATCGCGTTAAGAGCGAAGCTTCGGGTAACATTACTTTAGATAATATCCGCGACGTTGCTGAAACAGGAGTTGATTATATATCTAGCAGTGCGCCTATTACTCGTTCTAGCTGGTTGGATTTAAGCATGAAAATGGTTGCCTCCTAA